A segment of the Panicum hallii strain FIL2 chromosome 1, PHallii_v3.1, whole genome shotgun sequence genome:
CACCTCGGCATACAAGAGTTTGGTTGCCACTAGCTGAACAATAGCGGCTGAACCCAAAAACTGTAGCAACGTCTCAATCTGCAGGATGGTCATACATGATGTGTAAGAAAACAAATGCTTCTTCTGAAGAAAAGAAACATCCAAGTGTTTTGTTTTTGAAGTTGAAACATCCAAGTGTTACTACCTCTGTGTACGCAAGTACTCCCAAACCAGTAGCTGCAGCAAGACCAATTGTCAGAGGTAAACCGTCTGAACCATCCTGTAAATTTAATTAGCAGATTCAGCATTCAATAGtcaagaaaataaaaataaccAAAATCGATGCATTGAAACCTTATAATCCGTACAATCCAGATTTCAAACGAAGAACCCTAAAAATTGTCGAGATGATAACTCACCCCAAATAGCTCGCCCAAGTCGAAACTAAACCCCTTTGCAGGCTGCTTCCAGGGAAGATTACTGCTCTGCAGTGGGACACTAGCAATGGTGACACTTTGTCGAGTGAATAAAAAGGTTATTCGGCAGAAAACATGAGCTACCTAAAGCGTCAATACCTTCCATCCTCGACTTCCCTCTGCACCATCCTTCACAGCGAAAGCAGCTTTGTAGCCATTGGCTGTGACAAGTTCAGCAACTAGTTCGGAGTTCCCATCAAATCTGACTTCCACAAAATTCATGTAAATGTTCAGAAGAAGAAAAATATCATGTATACTGTGGTACTGATGGAAGAATGACAAACCAATAAGTATTTACAAAAACGTGGGCTAATTCTTCTTGAAACAGAAGCGTGGCTGGCTAATAACACCTCGCTGGTCTTTTCAAGGACAAAAATCTAATACTAACTGTGCATGTAACTCACATGATGAGCCTTTAAGTTCAATCCAATAAATCAGTGTGTGCTATCTAGAATACTGCATTAAAGCAGTGGACAAGAACTGTTAGGCTTTCTAGATGTAAGGCATCATTTCAGGTTTTCTCACGTAACTTTGTTCTGCTCTGTTCTATCAGCAAAATCTTAATAATTTTGGCAATCTATTACAGAGTCGCTGTGGTTGACATGGTTCAGAAGCATCAACTACATGCTGTCACGATCCAATTTTCCATAAGCAAAGAGCACGTATCAATCAGACAGAGAGGATTTATTATGGCAACTTTTGATCCCAAAAGGACATGTAATAGATTAAAGTTTCAATTTAATTAAATTTTGAAAATGTGACACACCAAGAATGCCTGTGCTTGCTCAACAAAATTTGTTCTTTAAGTTCCGATTGAAAAACTAATAGAATTGTCCGCAGCGCACTGAGGACTTAACAGTACAGCAATTTGTTGACTTACTCTTTTCTATGAAATGCAGTAAAATTGGGTCCTTAGATTGTGATATGGACTCCTAGCATGGACTAATCAGAAGCAACCACACTGAACAACCAAGCACATTGCAGCCATTAACCAAGATTTGAGGTCCTCACTTGTCAAGGATGACCAACGTAGTGTTCTCCGGGTCCTTGAACCGCAGCGCCAGCTTCTTCAAGAACCCATTCTTGTCCTCCCCGTTGTACGGCACGGCGACCGCCTTCTTCTTGGCCTCCCTGAGGTCCGGCGCGCCGGCCTCCCGCGCGTCCTTGAGCGGCCTGATGTCGACGAGCTGCGCGCCGGGCTCCTCGAGCAGGCGCTGGTAcgcggccctcgcggaggcgacggcgtaGGGCTTggacgccccgccgccccccagCAGCTGCGCGAGGAGCAGCGGCAGGGCCACGGCGGCGACGCCCGCCGCGACGACGAGCGGGTTCTCGGCGACGAAGTCGGCGAGCCCGTCGAGGCCGAGGTCCGGGAGCTCGAGCGCGAAGCCGCCCCCGTCCGCGCCGGCGTCGGAGTCGTTGGACAGGCGCAGCATCTCCTCGTAGGagagcggcgcggcgagcgcggcgcccgcgccggcgTGGGAGAGGACGAGCGCGCCGGAGAGGCGCGCGAGCCCGCCGCGGAGGCCGCGGGCCCTCGGCGGCTGCCACCGGGGGCGAGCGGGGGGAGTCAGCGGCGtcggcgcggcggaggagaggATGACGGCCATGGCATAACCGGTGGTGGCGGCAGCCTCCTCCGGGCGGGTCGGCGGCGGGGTTTACGAGACGGGTCACTCTCACTCCAGGCGGCGAGGCAGTGGCGCGGTGGAGGGGAAGCCGCGGCACGGGGGGGATGAGGAGGTGGTGACCTGGGGAGCTGCGGCCAGTGGGGGAGCGCCACGTGGATAAAGAGATCAGAGCCGGTGGCGCCGTGGCCCGTGCGAGCGAGAGGCTGGGAATTTTTCGTGGCTGAGATGAGCTCTCGTCCGCCGCTTTTTGGACTAGAGGAGTGCAGTACGCTGTACGCGCGGTGCTCGTACCGGCGGCCTGCCCCGCGCAGTACGTCCCTTCCGGCGACGGtgctcgccggcggcgcccgGAAATCTAAACCATAGTTGAGTGGTTTTGTCCAACTACTAACTCCATGCTCAAGCTCAAAACAAGGATGATCTTCATGCATGTATTGATTGAATATAGACATTTTTCAAGTTAATAGTTACTCCACATGGTAGATTGGTAGTACAGTCATTTGGAGCGCCCTTGGTCAATGTTGAAGATATAAATAAGGGTGTATTCGTTTTCTACCCTCTAATCTTTAGACCCGTCacgtcaaagagaatcttgtcatttagaagtattaaataaagtctaattacaaaactttttgcacggatgggtgctaattcgcgagataaatttaataagcctaattaatccataatttaccacagtgatgctacagtaatcatccgctaatcatggtctaatatacctcattaaattcgtctcgcgaattagccctggggttctgcaattagttttgtaattagactttatttaatacttctaaatgacaagattctttttgatgtgacggCTCccctaggaaacgaacacatCCTAAGAATAAAAATATTCATCTGTGTGGGCTGATTAGTCTTAATAAACTACCAATTTTAAGCACGGGAGATATACATGAGGTAATTAATAATTTCTTAAGATGGACGAGCATTACCTTTCCTTTACAAACAGCTCCTACTATACCACAAATTTTAGTGAGTTCTAATAAACTACTACCAATTTAAGCACATATCCCCTGCTACACCACAAATTTAAGGAGTTCTTAATTATGAACTCCAGATTAGACATGTAAAACCATTAGTTCAAGACCCTCCAACTAGGTCCTATTTTTACCCCTAAACAAGCTCATTTCTGAACCAAACTCACACCTGAACCGCAAGCTAGCACCAGGGGATAAGCATCTAAGGAAACAACACCATGGCAACCAGCAGAGCGGCATCTTTAGCTCTCTGCATTCTCCTCCTCACACTCTGCTCAAGTTCGTCAATTTCTTGGCCCAGCATTGTGCACAATTTGTATGCTCTCACTTTTGCACACTGACCTCAGCTATGTTTCTATCACTCTGTCTGTGCAGGTGCTGCAGAGGCTGGAGGCCTCACTGAGTACCCAGTGGATGCAAGTGCTACACCATACTGTGGCAGAAACTTCATCGCTAGCCAGGGCACCTGCGATGACACGAAGTGTTGGGGCCTCTGCCATGACAAGTATTTTAGGAATCCGAAGGTCATCCATGTGGGCGGCGCTTGCGAAACTCCGACATGTTGTCTGTGTGAGGTAGATTGTGAGTGAAAACAATTAGTCAGCCGTGGTATGCTGATGGTGTGTGTTGACATGATGAACTAATGGTGTGTGTAACTGGAAATAAAATCATGCTTTTTCTAGAGAAGAAGTAAAAGCATGTTTGCTCATGGTTGGTTTTGATTCTTTTTTTATGCTTCTGGTGAGCTTATTGTTTGGATATTTGTCCTTTTTTTAAGATTGTTATGATCTTCGACAAGTGGTTTTTTGGAGGCTAGCCCTTATAACTCCAATGTAGTTTCTAGCAAATACAAGATCCTCTTTGGTTGATAATAAACCCATGGAAACTCTTCTATTTTAACGGCACACAAAAGTTAGGCATTGAAACGCAGCAGCAGGTAGCCAGCAGCAAAGGGGAGGTGGCCACACAGATCGTCGTGTCGTCCTGGTGTACCCTATCTCGAAGACTCTAGTCCAACTCTCATATTTTACTCAGCAAAACAGCCATGCGTGTCTCTTCACCTGGCGCTGCATGCATGCCGCCACGTATCCGCCATGGCCGCCCCCACGAGCCAGCTTAGCACGGCGACCCAGCGACCAAGGCCGCCTTCTCCTTCCTTGTATCCTCGCCGTCCCCGCGGCTCCGCCTACCTACCTACCAATACAATCACCTCGCCTCGAATCCGCTCCATTGCAGTTGCAGCTACCTCAGGGCGCGCGCGGCCATGGTGAAGCTTGCGACGGCGCGCGAGTGCCGCGCGTACAGCCTCGGCGCGGGGTCCGGCACGGCGTCGCGCAACCGGTGGGAGTACATCAACGCCGGGGTGTACGTGTTCGCGGCGGTCCTCCTGGTGGCCGGGTTCCTGGCGCAGCTCCTCCTCGCGCCGTGGGGCGGCCGGGCGGGCCTCGTGGCGGCCGCGATCGGGCTCGCCGCCGTGCTGGCCGTCAACGCGCACGACCTCCTGGCGCACGTCGCCGGCGTCGACTACCGCCTCGGGGTGGCGGCCGGGCTCGACGCGCAGCTCGCGCTCGTCGAGGTCGCCGTCCCCGTCGTGCAGATCGCCGGCACCCTGCTCAtgctcctcgccgtcgtcttcttcGAGATCCAGGTTCGACCGATTTCGGATCGGATCCTCTCAATCAGGGGGGGTTGAATTGTGTTCATTGCTCAAGGTCTTGTTACGAAGATTTAATTTGCTTGGCATCATGCAGATGGAGAGAGGGTACCGTCACGGGCTGGCGAGGCACGGCCTGAACCTGCTGATCGCCGGGCCGGCGCTCTGGTGCCTGGGCTCCGTGCACAACATCTGCCAGGTGTACGAGCGCGCCAGCGGCCACGTCCAGCTCCTGCAGAAGAGCGTCCAGATCCCGCTCCTGCTGGGGAGCACCCTCTTCCTCGTCGCCGGCATCGTCAACCGCCACGACCGCCGCAGCCGCACCGCCGCCTTCTCGCTACTGGTAATTAGGAATTGGGATGTGAAATGCGGAGATCGCGTGGCAAAACCGCACTCTGAAACGACTCTGCTctgggtgtgtgtgtgtgtgtggatgCAGGGGCGAAGCTGGGCGTGGTTCTGCCTGTCCGGGAGCCTCCTGTTCCTGGCCGGCGGCGTGCTGAACCTGCTCAAGGTGTTCAAGACGCAGCAAATGGGCGGGCGCGGCATGGAGAAGctgcgcggcggcgcgcaggagcGGCTGGCCATGGAGAGGGAGGGCAAGGTGCCGCTCATCCTGGAGCACGGCGGCGGACGGAGGGGGGCCCGGGACCCGGGCTCCGtggccgtgccgccgccgccgccgcacgggTCCTACAAGGACGCGCTCGTCAGCAGCGCCAGCTAGGAACGAACAGCAAGCAGATGCCAATGGCAACACGCGCCATGGGTGCGTGACGGGAATAAGAAGAGAGGATGCCGGCCGGATGACGATTTTCTGGATTTCGCCATGTAAATTTTCTGGATTTACGACGTCGAACTGTGCTATAACTTCCCAATTGTGATCGATCATCACGGATGGTTGAACGAACAAGCTTTACTACTGCTGTGGATACGTGTTTATGCGAATAATAAAACAGGCATGCGCATCTGACGTGTACCGACAGATTTACCTGAATTTTAGTGAAGTATGTACCCGCTGTTTCTGAATTCCCTTCACCAGACGTGAAGGGAACTTAAACAGTTCATCTAGCTTCTTATGCTTCGAtcgtgttgcatcatcatcaatCTTTTTCCCCTGTTCCCCGTATGTCTGGATGGATGGACGGGACTGGACTGGACTGGCATTTCACTTGGAACTGAGTTTTGAACATTTCAGACTGACGATAACATTTGGAGACCCGCGTGCCACAGAAATATTATTAGAGATATTCACAGAAATATTTTAATGTCCTACCAGGTTCAGATTTATTGGAGTCCGTCCAACCAAAATTTCAAGCCTAACTCAACCCAAAAACTAGTACCATAGATGAGAACTATCATAGTTTATCTATTATGCTGATCCACCATAGTCTCCAATATAACATGAAATATATCAATCTTCCCCATCACATATCAGGTCTAGCTCTTTCATTAGAAGCAACCCATGCGATTTTCCCGAAGATATTTTTCCTAGACCTCAATTCCAACTCTCCAGTCACACACAATCCGTGCAACCTTCCGGAGACGTTCACAAGCTCCACCGTTACCATGTGACCCGAAGATATTCTAGATTTCCCAACTTTTGACTCTAAGACCACTTATTAGAGTGCGCAGCGGAATTTGGCCCAGCCCGTATACACATGAGCTGACGTCCTACCAGACCCAGGTCGGTCCACCAGAGCCCAATCAACCAAGACCTCGAACCTAACTCAACCCAAAAGATTAGTCTGATGGGTGAGACTAAATCTAACATGATATAATAAACTCTACATTACACAATGTTTTGGTTCCTAAACAAGAAGATTACTAGCTTTTATTGATGCAGAGTGGTGTCAGTGCTCATAAATCCCAAAGAAAGGTTTTAAAGTTCATGCAATAACATAAATAACTTGAGTGGTATTAATCCATACAAATCTAGCCATAAAACATCCCAAACCATCATGAGGACCTACCTAGTCCAACCAAAGGACGGTGGAAAAGGAGTCGGTGGGGGTTGGCCGACCCACCACTAGCGCCTCTCGGGCCCAACTTTGGCGGGAAGATCTCCCGCTCCCTCCTCAAGTCGGTTTCCCATGTTTTCATGTATAACTCCGCCGGCAACCGCCTTTGGAGGAGTATAAAAGGAGGAGGAGAGCCCCTCATTCAACACAACAAGATATAAGTGAAGAAGAAGAGATGTAGACGGACTCCACCTTAGGCCTACTTGTAGGATTAGGATACGAAGTATGGGAGGAGAAGTGTGGAGAAGAGCCGGACATGTCGGCCTCTCTTCTCCATTGTACCTCATCGGATATGAAGTATTTGAGTAAGTATCCGAGTTATCTATAGTGGTAAAGTTCTTGGCAAGTTTATTCTTTTGTTACTATTTATTTGCGGGTTCATCATCCGTTCTGGTAGCGAGTGCTCTAGTAGAGGACCCCTGATAAAAACGGATAAACCTTGTACGACGCTACAGTAGTAATCGA
Coding sequences within it:
- the LOC112875505 gene encoding uncharacterized protein LOC112875505, translated to MVKLATARECRAYSLGAGSGTASRNRWEYINAGVYVFAAVLLVAGFLAQLLLAPWGGRAGLVAAAIGLAAVLAVNAHDLLAHVAGVDYRLGVAAGLDAQLALVEVAVPVVQIAGTLLMLLAVVFFEIQMERGYRHGLARHGLNLLIAGPALWCLGSVHNICQVYERASGHVQLLQKSVQIPLLLGSTLFLVAGIVNRHDRRSRTAAFSLLGRSWAWFCLSGSLLFLAGGVLNLLKVFKTQQMGGRGMEKLRGGAQERLAMEREGKVPLILEHGGGRRGARDPGSVAVPPPPPHGSYKDALVSSAS
- the LOC112874339 gene encoding protein THYLAKOID RHODANESE-LIKE, chloroplastic, with product MAVILSSAAPTPLTPPARPRWQPPRARGLRGGLARLSGALVLSHAGAGAALAAPLSYEEMLRLSNDSDAGADGGGFALELPDLGLDGLADFVAENPLVVAAGVAAVALPLLLAQLLGGGGASKPYAVASARAAYQRLLEEPGAQLVDIRPLKDAREAGAPDLREAKKKAVAVPYNGEDKNGFLKKLALRFKDPENTTLVILDKFDGNSELVAELVTANGYKAAFAVKDGAEGSRGWKSSNLPWKQPAKGFSFDLGELFGDGSDGLPLTIGLAAATGLGVLAYTEIETLLQFLGSAAIVQLVATKLLYAEDRQKTLKQIDEFFNKKVAPKDLVDEIKEIGQALLPLPGETKSTPALASATPAAATATAAPAEAATLAPTEAAPAAAPTPAAPATEESAPATPTPTAKPRPLSPYPNYPDLKPPSSPSPSAP